From a single Budorcas taxicolor isolate Tak-1 chromosome X, Takin1.1, whole genome shotgun sequence genomic region:
- the LOC128069485 gene encoding melanoma-associated antigen 10-like yields the protein MSELSKPEEDFQDPGEAQGPVNAQLLGAEAGVAASASASSPTVSSLGTGESLPQEALNEMIASLMKFLLLKYRAKEPTSQAEMLNKVLRDNQEYFPVVFSQASQCLQLVFGVEVKEVDPREHIYIMVSILGLSCNAMLSSGQSIPKAGLLVLVLNLIMRNGDRAPEQKVWGALSRLGVYAGSVHCIFGEPRTLLTHVWVQEGYLEYRQVPYSHPARYEFLWGPRAYAETSKWEIMAFLLRVKQRALRAFPLQSAEAAREDDEAD from the coding sequence ATGAGTGAGCTGAGCAAGCCCGAGGAAGATTTTCAGGACCCTGGCGAGGCCCAGGGCCCGGTGAATGCGCAGCTCTTGGGGGCTGAGGCAGGGGTGGCTGCATCTGCCTCGGCCTCCTCCCCCACAGTGTCCTCCTTAGGCACTGGGGAGTCCTTGCCCCAGGAAGCGCTGAATGAGATGATAGCTAGCCTAATGAAGTTCCTGCTCCTCAAGTATCGAGCCAAGGAGCCGACCTCCCAGGCGGAAATGCTGAATAAGGTCCTCAGGGATAACCAGGAGTACTTCCCGGTGGTCTTCAGCCAAGCCTCGCAGTGCCTGCAGCTGGTCTTTGGCGTGGAGGTGAAGGAGGTGGACCCCAGGGAGCACATCTACATCATGGTCTCCATCCTGGGCCTCAGCTGCAACGCAATGCTGAGCAGTGGGCAGAGCATCCCCAAGGCCGGCCTCCTGGTGCTGGTCCTCAACCTGATCATGCGGAATGGAGACCGTGCCCCTGAGCAGAAGGTCTGGGGAGCACTCAGCAGATTGGGTGTGTATGCTGGGAGTGTGCACTGCATCTTTGGGGAGCCCAGGACGCTTCTGACCCAcgtgtgggtgcaggaggggtACCTGGAGTACCGGCAGGTGCCTTACAGCCACCCTGCTCGCTATGAGTTCCTGTGGGGTCCCCGGGCTTATGCGGAGACCAGCAAGTGGGAAATCATGGCATTTCTGCTCAGGGTCAAACAAAGGGCTTTGAGGGCCTTCCCACTGCAGTCTGCAGAGGCTGCAAGGGAGGACGATGAGGCGGACTGA